The Acidobacteriota bacterium genome window below encodes:
- a CDS encoding respiratory chain complex I subunit 1 family protein: MFNVTGVVIEIAQALLGLAVAPALVGLIRWVKARLQNRRGAPIWQPYAELRKLLGKETVISSNASWIFRTAPYVVFGSTVVVALLVPVLITPLPFNQVADLFALVYLLLLGTFALALGGLDPGSPFGGMGSSREMTIAALSEPAIALAILSLALGAGSTNLGEMAARTIANPTVALSPGHILAFAALFIVMLAETGRLPVDNPATHLELTMIHEAMILEYSGPHLALVEWASWLKLTVFLTLAANLFVPWGLATSLSPAALAIAFAAIVVKLVVLAVLLAFFETRVAKLRLFRVPELLAVSFVLGLLAVTSSFSLSASSRHSGPESLSNTRAGGAPSALSPEDANQQPSRRIEGLR; encoded by the coding sequence GTGTTCAACGTCACAGGCGTCGTGATTGAAATCGCGCAGGCGCTGCTGGGCCTCGCGGTGGCGCCGGCGCTGGTCGGCCTGATTCGCTGGGTGAAGGCCCGGCTGCAGAACCGGCGCGGCGCACCCATCTGGCAGCCGTACGCCGAACTGCGCAAACTCCTCGGCAAGGAAACCGTCATCTCGTCAAACGCGTCGTGGATATTCCGCACGGCGCCCTACGTCGTGTTCGGCAGCACGGTGGTCGTAGCCCTGCTCGTCCCCGTGCTCATCACGCCGCTGCCTTTCAATCAGGTCGCCGATCTGTTTGCGCTGGTCTACCTGCTGCTGCTCGGGACGTTCGCGCTCGCGCTCGGCGGCCTCGATCCCGGCTCGCCGTTTGGCGGCATGGGCAGCAGCCGCGAGATGACGATTGCCGCGCTCAGCGAACCCGCGATCGCGCTGGCCATTCTGTCACTTGCGCTCGGCGCCGGTTCGACCAATCTCGGCGAGATGGCGGCGCGCACGATTGCCAACCCCACCGTTGCGCTCAGCCCCGGTCACATTCTCGCCTTTGCCGCCCTCTTCATCGTCATGCTGGCGGAAACCGGCCGGCTGCCGGTCGACAATCCGGCCACGCATTTGGAATTGACGATGATCCATGAGGCGATGATTCTGGAGTACTCGGGCCCACATCTCGCGCTGGTGGAGTGGGCGTCGTGGCTCAAACTGACGGTGTTTTTGACGCTCGCGGCCAACCTCTTCGTGCCGTGGGGGCTGGCGACTTCGCTCTCGCCGGCCGCGCTGGCCATTGCGTTTGCGGCCATCGTGGTCAAACTCGTGGTGCTGGCCGTCCTGCTCGCGTTCTTTGAAACCCGGGTCGCGAAGCTGCGGTTGTTCCGCGTGCCCGAACTGCTGGCTGTCTCGTTCGTGCTCGGCCTGCTGGCTGTCACGTCGTCTTTCTCGCTGAGTGCTTCGAGTCGCCACTCAGGCCCCGAATCGCTTTCGAACACCAGGGCTGGAGGAGCTCCCTCAGCACTCAGTCCTGAGGACGCGAATCAGCAGCCATCCCGGCGTATCGAAGGACTGAGGTAG
- a CDS encoding proton-conducting transporter membrane subunit, which produces METLLLFALAGPFALSAVLAALGVGDRRVVGWIIAAGRVISVGAAIALWTIAIGGSPFAPAAAGLFRVDALSALVACCVVVVGTISMALGPGTPGSGHDDPAARRKFQAYGNVFVLAMLLAVTVNNVALMWVAIEATTITSALLVPLHRSKASVEASWKYLLIGSVGIALAFAGTVLAYFDFVTITGQRQTSLGWPLLMHSAPVLDPGLLRLAFVFLLVGYGTKAGLAPMHTWLPDAHSEAPAPLSAMMSGVLLAVAQYAILRWKAVVDLTPGGAAFTNQVLLAIGLFSVLIGALSLVRQQSYKRLLAYSSVEHSGLICMGLAFGPAGVFASLLHMMNHALAKSTSFLLSGRILARYGSTDVDGVRGLVRTMPATGALFATGVLALMGLPPFGLFVSEFLLFRAGFTSGHVWETGVALVLAGIGFVGLSSHLLRMLYGATPDGVMSGERDARALAPIVVCAVALVVLGLILPEAVGALLGRIVEGMTA; this is translated from the coding sequence ATGGAGACACTGCTTCTCTTTGCGCTTGCCGGACCGTTTGCCTTGTCGGCCGTACTGGCCGCGCTGGGCGTTGGTGACCGCCGTGTGGTCGGCTGGATCATCGCGGCGGGCCGGGTGATCTCGGTGGGCGCGGCGATCGCGTTATGGACCATCGCGATTGGCGGCTCCCCGTTCGCGCCAGCGGCGGCGGGTCTCTTCCGCGTGGACGCGCTCTCGGCGCTGGTGGCCTGTTGCGTGGTCGTCGTCGGAACGATCTCGATGGCTCTCGGGCCTGGCACGCCGGGATCGGGGCACGACGACCCGGCCGCGCGCCGTAAGTTCCAGGCGTACGGCAACGTGTTCGTGCTGGCGATGCTGCTGGCGGTCACCGTCAACAACGTCGCGTTGATGTGGGTGGCCATCGAAGCGACGACGATCACGTCGGCACTGCTGGTGCCGCTCCACCGGTCGAAGGCGTCAGTCGAGGCGTCGTGGAAGTACCTGTTGATTGGATCGGTCGGCATCGCGCTGGCGTTTGCCGGCACGGTGCTCGCGTATTTTGATTTCGTCACGATCACCGGGCAGCGTCAGACCTCGCTTGGCTGGCCGCTCCTGATGCACTCGGCGCCAGTGCTTGATCCCGGCCTGCTGCGGCTTGCGTTCGTGTTCCTGCTGGTGGGCTACGGCACCAAGGCTGGACTGGCGCCCATGCACACCTGGCTGCCCGATGCGCACTCGGAAGCGCCCGCGCCGCTCTCCGCGATGATGTCGGGCGTGCTGCTGGCCGTCGCGCAATACGCGATTCTGCGCTGGAAGGCCGTGGTCGATCTCACGCCGGGCGGCGCGGCATTCACCAATCAGGTGCTGCTGGCCATCGGTTTGTTCTCGGTGCTGATCGGCGCGTTGAGCCTTGTCCGCCAGCAGAGTTACAAGCGGCTGCTCGCCTACTCGAGCGTCGAGCACAGCGGGCTGATCTGCATGGGCCTCGCGTTTGGACCGGCGGGCGTGTTCGCGTCTCTCTTGCACATGATGAATCACGCGCTCGCCAAGTCGACCAGCTTCCTGCTCTCCGGCCGCATTCTTGCCCGCTATGGATCGACCGACGTCGATGGCGTGCGCGGTCTGGTGCGGACCATGCCGGCCACCGGTGCGCTGTTTGCCACCGGTGTGCTGGCGTTGATGGGATTGCCGCCGTTCGGCTTGTTCGTCTCGGAATTTCTGCTGTTCCGCGCCGGGTTCACCTCGGGGCATGTCTGGGAAACGGGCGTCGCGCTGGTCCTCGCGGGGATCGGATTCGTCGGGCTCTCGTCTCACCTGCTGCGCATGCTTTACGGCGCCACACCCGATGGCGTGATGTCGGGTGAGCGGGACGCTCGGGCGCTTGCCCCGATTGTGGTGTGCGCGGTGGCGCTGGTTGTGCTCGGCCTGATCCTGCCGGAGGCCGTTGGCGCACTGCTGGGCCGCATTGTCGAAGGGATGACCGCATGA
- a CDS encoding NADH-quinone oxidoreductase subunit C, which translates to MSEMTHAVAGLRNVASLYALRDVRMPRPRELHAMADAASMPAVTAALWTEWGAELVLMAGEDRRARDGAFRVHYLFAHHEENWFAHITTRVDGANPVIASSAMSCYPASRFEREMRDLMGIVPLDHPDPRPLARHGFWPEDYFPLRKDAFVPAFGDEGRPFPFGEVEGPGVYEIPVGPVHAGIIEPGHFRFSAVGETIIDVKQRLFFTHKGTEKLFEGRTAEDGVALAERISGDTTIGHALAFCQAVECAAGVDIPPRSAHLRAVLLEMERLYNHVADFGMIISDTGYAVAQSQCYRIRERLLRLNGRLTGNRLLRGGVIAGGVACDVLPAGAGAALAGPASAGRGIAGADLLRDIGACVRDFLEVVDICLENSLVADRLDRAGVLDATIGRDHAVRGYVARGSGIDIDVRRDHPRPPYDRLALHVPVETSGDVRARAMVRIAEVKESARVIRVLLELLPPGPISVPMTALPPYEPAFALVEGWRGCIVHWVMADDGGRLHRVKIVDPSFLNWPALSRALVDNIVPDFPLCNKSFNLSYSGNDL; encoded by the coding sequence ATGAGCGAGATGACGCACGCGGTCGCCGGGCTGAGGAACGTCGCCTCACTTTACGCCTTGCGGGACGTCCGGATGCCGCGCCCGCGGGAACTTCACGCAATGGCTGATGCGGCGAGCATGCCGGCGGTGACGGCGGCACTGTGGACTGAGTGGGGTGCCGAACTGGTGTTAATGGCTGGCGAGGATCGACGCGCCCGTGATGGGGCGTTTCGCGTCCACTACTTGTTTGCGCATCACGAGGAGAATTGGTTCGCTCACATCACGACGCGGGTTGATGGCGCCAACCCGGTGATCGCGTCTTCCGCGATGAGTTGCTATCCCGCGTCGCGGTTCGAACGCGAGATGCGCGACCTGATGGGCATCGTGCCGCTCGATCATCCCGATCCACGGCCGCTCGCGCGCCATGGATTCTGGCCCGAGGACTACTTCCCTCTTCGCAAGGATGCTTTTGTGCCGGCGTTCGGTGATGAAGGCCGGCCGTTTCCGTTTGGCGAGGTCGAGGGCCCTGGCGTGTACGAGATTCCCGTGGGCCCTGTGCACGCGGGCATCATCGAACCCGGGCACTTCCGGTTCAGTGCCGTCGGCGAGACGATCATCGACGTCAAGCAGCGGTTGTTCTTCACGCACAAAGGCACCGAGAAACTGTTCGAGGGGCGCACGGCAGAAGACGGCGTGGCGCTGGCGGAACGCATCTCGGGCGACACGACGATTGGTCACGCGCTGGCGTTCTGCCAGGCTGTAGAATGCGCGGCCGGCGTCGACATCCCGCCGCGTTCGGCGCACCTGCGCGCCGTTCTGCTCGAGATGGAGCGGCTGTACAACCACGTGGCCGACTTCGGGATGATCATCAGCGACACCGGCTACGCGGTGGCGCAGTCGCAGTGCTATCGGATCAGGGAGCGACTGCTGCGGCTGAACGGACGGCTGACGGGCAATCGCCTGCTGCGCGGTGGCGTGATTGCGGGCGGCGTTGCGTGCGATGTTCTGCCCGCTGGCGCAGGCGCGGCTCTCGCGGGGCCGGCTTCGGCAGGGCGCGGGATCGCGGGCGCTGATCTTCTCCGGGACATCGGCGCGTGTGTGCGTGACTTTCTCGAGGTCGTCGACATCTGCCTCGAGAACTCCCTGGTGGCTGATCGACTCGATCGGGCTGGCGTGCTCGATGCGACGATTGGTCGCGACCACGCCGTGCGGGGCTATGTGGCGCGCGGCTCAGGCATCGACATCGACGTGCGGCGCGATCATCCACGGCCGCCGTATGATCGGCTGGCGCTTCATGTGCCGGTCGAGACGAGCGGCGACGTGCGGGCACGCGCCATGGTTCGCATCGCCGAGGTGAAGGAGTCGGCCCGCGTGATCCGCGTGCTGCTGGAATTGCTGCCGCCGGGACCCATCTCGGTGCCGATGACCGCGCTCCCACCCTACGAGCCGGCGTTCGCGCTGGTCGAAGGCTGGCGCGGCTGCATTGTTCACTGGGTGATGGCTGACGATGGCGGAAGGCTGCATCGGGTGAAGATCGTGGACCCGTCGTTTCTCAACTGGCCCGCGCTCTCCCGCGCGCTCGTCGACAACATCGTCCCCGACTTCCCGCTCTGCAACAAATCGTTCAACCTGTCGTACTCGGGCAACGATCTGTAG